One region of Acidobacteriota bacterium genomic DNA includes:
- a CDS encoding DUF3108 domain-containing protein, with protein sequence MPDRTSWHKLLLTLVVLAGVFPLLYFVSVEIGIAEAAGIVDSKPLDSAGSFDRFVENVAFGVGEKLTFDVGYGFINAGSATMEVTRLIEYQNRPCFQIVTRAQSNGFFSTFFRVDDRVESIMDAVGLFSWQFEKKLREGNYRSHRKYAFDQRGNSVVYKDDTISVTPHVQDALSMLYYVRTQPLQVGKPVFVESFVDGRRISLEVRVRRKETVTVEAGTFECFVVEPLTKSVGIFKHEGKLTVWLTDDRLRLPVLMKSKVIVGSISAELTDYRLGEIGEF encoded by the coding sequence ATGCCTGACAGGACATCGTGGCACAAGCTGCTGCTCACTCTGGTTGTGCTGGCCGGGGTGTTTCCGCTGCTCTATTTCGTTTCGGTGGAAATAGGCATCGCCGAGGCAGCCGGCATCGTCGACAGCAAACCGCTCGATTCGGCCGGATCGTTCGACCGCTTCGTTGAAAACGTCGCCTTCGGCGTCGGTGAGAAGCTGACCTTCGATGTCGGCTATGGTTTTATCAATGCCGGCAGCGCGACGATGGAGGTCACGCGCCTGATCGAATACCAGAACCGCCCGTGCTTCCAGATCGTGACCCGCGCCCAGTCGAACGGTTTCTTCTCCACATTCTTCAGGGTCGACGACCGGGTGGAATCGATCATGGACGCGGTGGGCCTCTTCAGCTGGCAGTTCGAGAAGAAGCTGCGCGAGGGTAACTACCGCTCGCATCGCAAGTACGCTTTCGACCAGAGGGGCAATTCAGTCGTCTATAAGGACGATACCATCTCGGTTACACCGCACGTGCAGGATGCGCTCTCGATGCTGTACTACGTCCGCACGCAGCCGCTCCAGGTGGGCAAGCCGGTCTTCGTGGAAAGCTTTGTCGACGGCCGGAGGATCTCGCTCGAAGTCCGCGTGCGCAGGAAGGAAACCGTGACGGTCGAGGCCGGGACGTTCGAGTGCTTCGTGGTGGAGCCGCTGACCAAGTCGGTCGGTATATTCAAACACGAGGGGAAATTGACGGTCTGGCTTACCGATGACCGGCTGAGGCTTCCGGTGCTGATGAAGTCAAAGGTAATCGTGGGGTCAATCTCCGCGGAACTGACTGACTACCGGCTCGGTGAAATCGGCGAGTTCTGA
- a CDS encoding low molecular weight protein arginine phosphatase — translation MAEKYTIMFVCTGNTCRSPMAEAALRTLLEKRHPGTFEIISSGTAAAEGFPATRYAAEAARMWDCDLSGHRSRQLTSQLIDRSDLIIAMAPGHLEEVLKLAPDAADRTYLLKNFPDPSPVGDHVEDPIGQTLNKYNETFLEIGEYIGTFIDEIVKRIDG, via the coding sequence GTGGCCGAGAAATACACCATAATGTTCGTCTGCACAGGCAACACCTGCCGCTCGCCGATGGCCGAGGCGGCCCTGAGGACCCTGCTGGAGAAACGGCACCCGGGCACCTTCGAGATCATCTCCTCCGGGACGGCAGCGGCCGAGGGCTTTCCCGCTACCAGGTACGCGGCGGAGGCGGCCAGGATGTGGGACTGTGATCTCTCCGGCCACCGATCCCGGCAGCTCACCAGTCAGTTGATCGACCGCTCGGACCTGATCATCGCGATGGCGCCCGGGCACCTCGAGGAAGTTCTAAAACTTGCACCGGACGCCGCGGACCGCACATATTTGCTCAAGAATTTTCCGGATCCCTCGCCGGTCGGTGATCACGTGGAAGATCCGATCGGGCAGACGCTGAACAAGTATAACGAAACGTTCCTGGAAATCGGCGAATACATCGGCACTTTCATCGACGAGATTGTAAAAAGGATTGATGGATAG
- the ftcD gene encoding glutamate formimidoyltransferase, with product MAKLVECVPNFSEGRRPEVIDAICKAITSVKGVTLLDEEMDADHNRAVVTFVCHPNQAVEAAFRGYQKAAELIDMRTHSGEHPRMGACDVCPFIPLSDVTEEDVVELAHKLGRRVGEELQIPVYLYENAATTPKRRNLARVRTGQYEGIRDSIEIDPSRKPDYGPARINLKAGATAIGVRFPLIAFNVYLGTNKKWIADKIADAVRSLRGGYRFVKALGFEIKERDQVQISMNLVNYTRTPIFRVLETIRSEAARYGVNVTSTEIVGLVPNDAILDVADFYLQLENFSKAQVLESRLQEAGTAGSQPGESFYDQVASSSPAPGGGSVAASAGALSAALTAMVCRLTVGKKQYADVKDELSTVRDRADDLREELVTLIETDKEAFNAVMDAYKLPKGTAERDEAVQEATKRAALVPLTVMRKALDVLTMASTVARKGNENSITDAGVAGLMGLAAVQGAGYNVRINLVSLKDTETAARLKAEALDLIEKATTVAEEIQQLVEEKL from the coding sequence ATGGCTAAATTAGTGGAATGCGTGCCCAACTTCTCCGAGGGACGTCGCCCTGAGGTGATCGACGCTATATGCAAGGCGATAACGTCGGTGAAGGGAGTCACCCTGCTTGACGAGGAGATGGATGCCGACCACAACCGGGCGGTCGTTACTTTTGTCTGTCACCCCAATCAGGCCGTCGAAGCCGCCTTTCGCGGTTACCAGAAGGCGGCCGAGCTGATAGACATGAGAACGCATTCCGGCGAACACCCGCGTATGGGTGCCTGCGACGTCTGTCCCTTTATTCCGCTGTCGGACGTGACCGAGGAAGATGTCGTCGAGTTGGCCCACAAGCTTGGCCGGAGGGTAGGCGAAGAGTTGCAGATACCGGTCTACCTGTACGAAAACGCCGCCACTACGCCCAAGCGGAGGAACCTGGCCAGGGTCCGCACCGGTCAGTATGAAGGCATCCGGGATTCCATAGAGATTGATCCGTCGCGCAAGCCCGACTACGGTCCGGCCAGGATCAATCTCAAGGCCGGGGCCACCGCTATCGGTGTCCGCTTTCCCCTCATTGCTTTCAACGTCTACCTGGGCACAAACAAGAAGTGGATTGCCGACAAGATCGCCGATGCGGTCAGAAGCCTGCGGGGCGGGTACCGCTTTGTCAAGGCGCTCGGTTTTGAGATTAAAGAACGCGACCAGGTGCAGATATCGATGAACCTGGTCAACTATACCAGGACCCCGATATTCCGCGTCCTGGAGACCATCCGTAGCGAGGCCGCCCGTTACGGTGTCAACGTGACCTCCACGGAAATCGTCGGTCTTGTCCCCAATGACGCCATCCTCGACGTCGCTGATTTCTACCTGCAATTGGAGAATTTCTCCAAAGCGCAGGTCCTGGAGTCCAGGCTGCAGGAGGCCGGGACGGCCGGGAGTCAGCCCGGTGAGAGTTTCTACGACCAGGTGGCGTCCTCGTCTCCCGCCCCGGGCGGCGGGTCCGTAGCTGCATCGGCCGGAGCCCTCTCGGCCGCCCTGACGGCCATGGTGTGCCGGCTGACGGTGGGCAAGAAACAGTATGCGGACGTCAAAGACGAACTCAGCACGGTTCGCGACCGCGCGGACGACCTCCGCGAAGAACTTGTCACCCTGATCGAGACCGACAAGGAGGCCTTCAACGCCGTGATGGACGCGTACAAGCTTCCCAAGGGCACGGCGGAGCGCGACGAGGCCGTGCAGGAAGCCACCAAGCGGGCCGCCCTGGTCCCGCTTACGGTCATGCGCAAGGCCCTGGACGTCCTGACCATGGCGAGCACGGTAGCCCGGAAAGGGAACGAGAACTCGATAACGGACGCCGGGGTGGCCGGCCTGATGGGTCTGGCGGCGGTTCAGGGCGCCGGGTACAACGTTCGCATCAACCTGGTTTCGCTGAAGGATACCGAGACGGCGGCCCGGTTGAAAGCTGAAGCGCTCGACCTGATCGAGAAAGCCACGACCGTGGCTGAGGAGATCCAACAGTTGGTCGAAGAGAAACTATAG
- a CDS encoding HDIG domain-containing protein, which yields MELKLTREEAYRLVEQKIGRNNLLKHILAVEAGMRRLAEHLGQDPEYWGLTGLVHDLDYNETKDDEARHTYLTREWLTPYDLPEEMLYAINAHPGHAPCRNHLDWALYSVDPSTGFLVACALMHPGKKLDAFDAGFMMRRFAEKRFAAGAERENMAACSNLGLELQEFLLLVRDGMLSIRGELGL from the coding sequence ATGGAACTCAAGCTCACTCGTGAAGAGGCCTACCGGCTGGTCGAGCAGAAGATCGGCCGCAATAATCTCCTTAAGCACATCCTGGCGGTTGAGGCCGGGATGCGCCGCCTGGCCGAGCACCTTGGACAGGATCCCGAGTACTGGGGTCTGACCGGCCTGGTGCATGACCTTGACTACAACGAAACCAAGGACGATGAAGCACGGCATACCTATCTGACTCGCGAGTGGCTGACACCGTATGACCTTCCGGAAGAAATGCTCTACGCCATCAACGCCCATCCCGGGCACGCACCGTGCAGGAATCACTTGGACTGGGCGCTGTACTCGGTGGACCCCAGCACGGGTTTCCTGGTGGCCTGCGCGCTGATGCATCCGGGCAAGAAGCTTGATGCTTTCGACGCCGGTTTTATGATGCGTCGCTTCGCTGAAAAACGGTTCGCCGCCGGGGCCGAGCGGGAGAACATGGCGGCCTGCTCGAACCTCGGCTTGGAGCTTCAGGAGTTTCTTCTGTTGGTGCGCGACGGCATGTTATCCATTCGGGGCGAGCTGGGCCTGTGA
- a CDS encoding ECF transporter S component, which translates to MIGEPRIITRIALFSALVYVLSWAFAPYPNVNLIFFVIFTAGFLWGVTPGVLVGLIGTGLWTAFNPYGPATWPVMLAQVSSAAVCGLVGAWYARTSWRRQGPVRRTATLVIVAVVCTYAYYLPVSAVDAWVFQPFWPRFLTSLVWSLVSVVSNALIFPLLFGVTRYLYDREQSRLCQDRR; encoded by the coding sequence ATGATCGGGGAACCCCGGATCATCACGCGGATTGCACTTTTCTCAGCCCTTGTCTATGTCCTCTCCTGGGCCTTCGCCCCGTATCCAAACGTCAACCTGATCTTCTTCGTCATCTTCACCGCCGGGTTCCTGTGGGGTGTAACTCCGGGGGTGCTCGTTGGCCTGATAGGGACCGGTCTATGGACGGCGTTCAATCCGTACGGTCCGGCCACCTGGCCGGTCATGCTGGCCCAGGTGAGTTCAGCCGCCGTCTGCGGTCTGGTGGGTGCCTGGTACGCGCGTACGTCCTGGCGGCGGCAGGGACCGGTGCGCCGGACTGCGACGCTCGTGATTGTCGCCGTCGTCTGTACCTATGCTTACTACCTCCCCGTCAGCGCCGTGGATGCCTGGGTGTTCCAGCCGTTCTGGCCGCGCTTCCTCACGAGCCTGGTGTGGTCGCTGGTTTCGGTCGTATCCAACGCGCTTATTTTCCCGTTGCTTTTCGGTGTCACGCGGTATTTATATGACAGGGAACAATCCCGGCTATGTCAAGACAGGCGGTAA
- a CDS encoding MXAN_6640 family putative metalloprotease, with amino-acid sequence MNRAFFLLTILLHAATVHVAAETLSLERQREIIELYQYVTGQRERLPAALAQLDEEQRPPIRCGTIAILDFLDNYDRLDPTLLASLGVTTPPRPVLDSTYDTPSGMIRLHYSADGIDKVRFADVDVNGNGVPDYVEKVAGIADSVYDFTVNVLKYPPPLPDTACSNGGDARVDIYIRNLGSDVFGLTWADTACSEDPDLQFVPGWIEIDNDFVAVSAYRDRPLDAVRVTLAHEFFHAVHFTLDYTESREIVEMTAVWMEEQQYDEINDYYTLLPYFFNPISCIDAGDGLECVRHPGRSLQSQVQYHHYASVLFPIFLTEAYGRDIVRHMWIRSGELGPGTHWLQAVEEALDSATGHYVCDSGSFDTVCHDSSWAAESFASAVQDFAVWNYFTGPYSDQAPNGIGYSERHAYPTIPVEQMLVVNTYGDTLLNDSNPLIPEVNGIVYVRFEDIPTIITDYWVCDSGSFDSVCYDSSNVIDTVFNVWASLSRRPEYWGAAFILQMVNNPDSHEVLSTIIPGDGDLFADIPGTPRYNSITMALTPTAVDPMIYFNGPAAPFGYALWDDWSLPIPPDPALVNLPAALLVPYPNPAVVSGHGPQAADSVTFRLEIPTDSQAGLAYLDPYYQVDLYTVAGELIRTIKLPVSGEQLDRYTGPPVITYSTGWDMKNENGDDVASGVYLVYAHLYSDVSRKTLLAEDRTKVVVLR; translated from the coding sequence TTGAACCGGGCCTTCTTCCTGTTGACGATCTTGCTTCACGCGGCCACAGTGCACGTCGCTGCCGAGACGCTGTCGCTGGAACGCCAGCGCGAGATAATCGAACTGTACCAGTACGTGACAGGTCAGCGCGAACGCCTGCCTGCCGCCCTGGCCCAGCTCGACGAAGAACAACGGCCGCCGATACGGTGCGGCACCATTGCCATTCTCGATTTCCTCGACAACTACGACCGGCTTGACCCGACGCTGCTTGCTTCGCTGGGCGTGACCACGCCGCCCCGGCCCGTCCTGGATTCCACGTATGACACGCCTTCGGGTATGATCCGCCTGCACTATTCTGCGGATGGAATTGACAAAGTCAGGTTCGCCGATGTCGACGTCAATGGCAACGGTGTCCCTGATTACGTGGAGAAGGTCGCCGGCATCGCCGACTCGGTGTATGACTTCACCGTCAACGTGCTCAAGTATCCTCCTCCTCTGCCCGACACCGCCTGCAGCAACGGCGGCGACGCACGAGTCGACATCTACATACGAAATCTCGGTTCGGACGTCTTTGGCCTGACCTGGGCTGATACGGCCTGTTCCGAAGATCCTGATTTGCAGTTCGTTCCGGGCTGGATTGAAATCGACAACGATTTCGTCGCTGTCAGCGCGTACAGGGACCGGCCGCTGGACGCCGTCCGCGTGACGCTGGCCCACGAGTTCTTTCATGCCGTACATTTCACGCTTGACTACACGGAATCACGGGAAATCGTCGAAATGACGGCGGTCTGGATGGAAGAACAGCAATACGACGAAATCAACGACTACTACACCCTGTTGCCGTACTTCTTCAACCCCATCAGTTGCATAGACGCGGGGGACGGCCTGGAGTGCGTGCGCCATCCCGGCCGGTCGCTGCAGAGCCAGGTACAGTACCACCATTACGCCTCGGTCCTCTTCCCGATCTTTCTGACGGAAGCGTATGGTCGCGACATTGTTCGTCACATGTGGATACGCTCCGGCGAACTCGGCCCCGGCACCCACTGGTTGCAGGCGGTTGAGGAGGCGCTCGATTCGGCCACCGGCCACTATGTCTGTGACAGCGGTTCGTTTGACACCGTCTGTCATGATTCGAGCTGGGCCGCGGAGAGCTTCGCGTCGGCGGTCCAGGATTTTGCCGTCTGGAATTACTTCACCGGGCCGTACTCGGACCAGGCTCCGAACGGGATCGGGTACAGCGAACGTCATGCCTATCCCACTATACCGGTGGAACAGATGCTGGTGGTGAATACGTACGGGGACACCCTTCTCAACGACAGCAACCCGCTTATCCCGGAAGTGAACGGTATCGTGTATGTCCGGTTCGAAGATATTCCGACCATTATCACCGACTACTGGGTCTGTGACAGCGGCTCGTTTGACAGCGTGTGCTACGACTCCAGCAACGTCATTGACACCGTGTTCAACGTCTGGGCCTCGTTGTCCAGACGCCCTGAGTACTGGGGAGCGGCCTTCATCCTGCAGATGGTAAACAACCCGGATTCCCACGAGGTGCTGTCAACGATCATCCCGGGCGACGGCGACCTGTTTGCGGACATCCCCGGAACGCCCCGGTATAACTCCATCACCATGGCCCTGACGCCGACGGCGGTTGATCCGATGATCTACTTCAACGGCCCGGCGGCTCCGTTCGGATATGCCCTGTGGGATGACTGGAGTCTCCCGATCCCCCCTGACCCCGCTTTGGTCAACCTTCCGGCGGCGTTGCTGGTGCCGTATCCCAACCCCGCCGTGGTATCTGGACACGGACCGCAGGCGGCAGACAGCGTTACTTTCCGGCTCGAAATTCCGACCGATTCACAGGCCGGGCTCGCTTACCTCGACCCGTACTACCAGGTTGACCTGTACACCGTGGCCGGCGAACTGATCCGCACGATCAAGCTGCCGGTGTCCGGCGAGCAGCTCGACCGCTACACCGGTCCGCCCGTCATTACGTATTCCACCGGCTGGGATATGAAAAACGAAAACGGTGATGACGTCGCTTCCGGCGTTTACCTCGTGTACGCCCACCTTTATTCGGACGTCAGCAGGAAGACGCTGCTGGCCGAAGACCGCACCAAGGTGGTTGTTCTCCGATGA
- a CDS encoding L-threonylcarbamoyladenylate synthase: protein MATELVAVNPASPDEAVIERAAGLLSEGGLLVVPTETRYGLLTRFDRPESLVRLYRVKRRPTTVPTALFLTGYEEFSQYGKRSSITDRLAVAFLPGPLTLVVEATTDPGEPVVVAGKIGLRVSSSRIVASLLQSVGVPLTATSANISGQTGSETATDIAAALGPEVDLYLDAGRLAGPVSTVVDCSGGHARILREGAISAPMIERALDRQD, encoded by the coding sequence ATGGCTACTGAGCTGGTTGCAGTCAATCCCGCCAGCCCCGACGAGGCTGTCATTGAGCGCGCCGCCGGGCTGCTAAGCGAGGGAGGCCTGCTCGTCGTGCCCACCGAGACGCGGTACGGCCTGCTGACACGGTTTGACCGCCCGGAATCGCTCGTGCGCCTGTACCGGGTGAAGCGGCGCCCGACGACCGTTCCGACCGCGTTGTTCCTGACAGGCTACGAGGAGTTCTCGCAGTATGGGAAACGCAGTTCGATCACGGACCGGCTGGCAGTGGCGTTTCTGCCGGGGCCGCTCACTCTGGTGGTCGAAGCAACCACGGATCCGGGCGAACCGGTGGTCGTGGCTGGCAAGATAGGCCTCCGTGTGTCATCCTCGCGGATCGTGGCCTCTCTGCTTCAGAGCGTGGGTGTGCCGCTGACGGCTACTTCGGCAAACATCTCCGGCCAGACGGGCTCCGAGACGGCGACCGACATCGCCGCCGCGCTGGGCCCGGAGGTGGACCTGTATCTCGACGCCGGGCGCCTGGCCGGCCCCGTGTCGACCGTGGTCGATTGCTCCGGAGGCCACGCTCGCATACTGCGGGAGGGAGCCATATCAGCACCCATGATTGAACGGGCACTGGACAGACAGGACTAA
- a CDS encoding PHP domain-containing protein: MPQFIDLHLHTSCSDGVHDPEQLLVLVRKADLAAFSLADHDTLDGYRAIRDIVTDSDPELIAGIELSVSVNGEDLHMLGYLLDPDNKVLVSALGEFQERRNQRGRLMVQRLRDMGLDITFEAVERAAGSAVIGRPHVADAMFELGLVGRYEEAFYRYIGNGRPAYVPKSRLGPRDAVELIHQAGGVAVVAHPIVADMYQYVERLAGLGLDGIELYHYMHKRHHRKQLRALADRFGLLVTGGSDFHGREERSAGIGSQKVPAELLETLKQRAEQIRSRN; the protein is encoded by the coding sequence ATGCCGCAGTTCATAGACCTGCATTTGCACACCAGTTGTTCCGACGGCGTCCATGATCCGGAGCAGCTTCTGGTGCTCGTCAGGAAAGCCGACCTGGCGGCGTTCTCTCTGGCTGATCATGACACGCTCGATGGATACCGGGCGATAAGAGATATCGTTACGGATTCCGATCCCGAACTCATTGCCGGCATTGAGTTGTCCGTCTCCGTGAATGGTGAAGACCTGCACATGCTCGGCTACCTGCTTGACCCCGACAACAAGGTGCTGGTTTCGGCCCTCGGCGAGTTCCAGGAAAGGCGGAACCAACGCGGGCGCTTGATGGTTCAAAGGCTGAGAGACATGGGACTGGATATCACTTTCGAAGCCGTTGAGCGTGCCGCGGGCAGTGCGGTCATAGGCCGTCCGCACGTGGCCGACGCCATGTTCGAACTGGGCCTCGTCGGGAGGTACGAAGAAGCATTCTATAGGTACATTGGCAATGGTCGCCCGGCGTATGTGCCCAAGAGCAGGCTCGGGCCGCGCGACGCCGTTGAACTGATTCATCAGGCCGGCGGAGTGGCCGTGGTGGCCCACCCGATTGTGGCCGATATGTACCAGTATGTCGAGAGGCTTGCCGGTCTGGGCCTTGACGGGATCGAACTGTACCACTACATGCACAAGAGACACCACCGCAAGCAGTTGCGGGCCCTGGCCGATCGTTTCGGGCTGTTGGTGACAGGCGGCTCGGACTTTCACGGCCGGGAAGAGCGGAGCGCCGGTATCGGTTCGCAGAAAGTGCCCGCCGAGCTTCTCGAGACACTGAAACAGCGCGCCGAGCAGATACGGAGTCGAAATTGA